In Hermetia illucens chromosome 5, iHerIll2.2.curated.20191125, whole genome shotgun sequence, a single window of DNA contains:
- the LOC119657121 gene encoding dolichol-phosphate mannosyltransferase subunit 3 has product MTNLQRWLLYAGLFLVPYLSVVSGVIQSKFLTERMFQIIMLPFVLVALFGVHSLVTILYRVFTLSDCTEAAQELQKQIKEAREDLISKGFKFRD; this is encoded by the exons ATGACGAATCTTCAAAGGTGGCTACTTTACGCTGGTTTATTCCTAGTGCCCTACTTGTCGGTGGTTTCCGGCGTAATACAATCCAAATTTCTGACAGAAAGAATGTTTCAGATAATCATGTTGCCGTTCGTTTTGGTGGCGCTTTTTGGG GTCCATTCTCTTGTGACCATCCTGTACCGAGTATTCACTTTGAGCGACTGCACGGAGGCTGCCCAGGAACTGCAGAAGCAAATTAAAGAGGCGAGAGAAGACTTGATATCGAAAGGATTCAAGTTTAGGGATTAG